A single Amphiura filiformis chromosome 8, Afil_fr2py, whole genome shotgun sequence DNA region contains:
- the LOC140158835 gene encoding carbohydrate sulfotransferase 14-like: protein MALCFGYCLRRRKFTVIKCFVLIMFTTAAIIGLICRQLDDSEHRHRRNAEARWETENAEQDWQRNVIANTHPPVEIAKEVGGMEPPMEPVRSAELLTTKINAMSVPKIILHHEMAKWNSEMENRQNKRLRHKDQTCQDVYQTTPPSSLTKEALPQNAKFDSTYFNDDFKFFISTSYNVAATTIRNALRDLYKNVTLHRTKQVIFHDRDFTLNSLNNDDFDARMDVFFKAIFVRNPLSRLLSAYRRKILNTDQTYYQQKAREIVQMYRKNIQKDNNMDPDKPSFLEFVQYVVEKDNLNPNWSPVVPRLQSCYIPYDFIGKLETIDTDSEDLLKTLGIDKLISFEPATFAISSGDVKLIRSNYDTLTTEVFKQVLNIYQADFRVFGYRVPLNQTDINSQEDLVGV from the exons ATGGCGCTTTGTTTTGGCTATTGTTTAAGGCGACGCAAGTTCACAGTGATCAAGTGTTTTGTTCTTATTATGTTCACCACAGCTGCAATTATTGGTCTTATATGCAGACAACTTGATGATTCCG AGCATCGCCATAGACGTAATGCAGAAGCACGATGGGAGACTGAGAATGCGGAACAAGATTGGCAAAGGAATGTGATAGCAAATACTCATCCTCCTGTGGAGATCGCGAAAGAAGTCGGC GGTATGGAGCCCCCGATGGAGCCAGTCAGATCGGCAGAACTCTTAACTACAAAAATTAATGCGATGTCAGTTCCAAAGATTATATTACATCATGAAATGGCGAAATGGAATAGCGAAATGGAAAACCGACAGAACAAACGACTTCGACACAAAGACCAAACCTGCCAGGATGTCTACCAAACAACACCGCCATCAAGTCTAACCAAAGAAGCTCTTCCTCAAAATGCTAAGTTCGACAGTACATACTTTAATGACGATTTCAAATTTTTCATTAGTACGTCTTATAATGTAGCTGCAACCACCATACGTAATGCTTTGCGAGACCTGTATAAAAACGTGACATTACATAGAACAAAACAAGTTATATTTCATGACCGTGATTTTACTTTGAACTCATTAAACAATGATGATTTTGATGCGAGAATGGATGTATTTTTCAAAGCAATATTTGTTCGTAACCCACTTTCTAGACTTTTATCAGCCTATAGAAGAAAAATACTTAACACCGATCAAACATATTATCAACAAAAAGCCAgagaaattgtacaaatgtaTCGAAAGAACATCCAGAAAGATAACAACATGGACCCAGACAAACCATCGTTTCTGGAATTTGTTCAGTATGTGGTTGAAAAAGACAATCTGAATCCAAATTGGTCGCCAGTGGTTCCCAGGCTTCAATCATGTTACATTCCATATGATTTTATCGGTAAACTAGAAACGATTGATACGGACTCGGAAGATTTACTTAAGACTTTGGGAATTGATAAATTGATCTCGTTTGAACCAGCGACATTCGCTATTAGCAGTGGGGATGTAAAATTGATTCGAAGCAATTATGATACTCTTACAACCGAAGTATTTAAACAAGTTTTAAATATATACCAGGCAGATTTCAGAGTATTCGGGTATCGTGTACCGCTTAACCAAACTGATATCAATAGCCAGGAGGACCTGGTTGGGGTTTAA